TCGGCCGCGAGCTCCAGGATGCGGCGGCTGTAGATGTCGTTCAGCATCCCGGCCGTGATCCATCCGACGAACGTGCTTGTTCATCACGGATGAGACGCCGCTCCACGGTGCCTGTCAATGGGACGATCGGTGCCCGCTCCCATGCCTGTTGCCGTCCGAGGACCGGAAGTGGCAATATCGATCATGGGCAGTCTCGGACGTCGCTCTAGATCAACGTCCGGCACTGATGCGCAGGGCCGCCCAATGGGCTTGCCACCGGGAAGAAACATGCTCTCGACCGATATGGATATCCTGAAGACGGCGGAGGCCTGGAGACGCGAGGGCAGGGGGGTGGCGATCGCGACCGTGGTCGAGACCTGGGGATCGGCCCCTCGGCCCGTGGGCAGCCATCTGGTCATCGACGAGGATACGAACTTCCTCGGATCTGTTTCCGGTGGCTGCGTCGAGGGAGCGGTCATCACGGAAGCCCTGGACGTGATCGCCGACGGCAGGCCGCGCATGATCGAGTTCGGGGTCGCCGACGAGACCGCCTGGCAGGTCGGCCTGTCCTGCGGCGGTCGGATCAGCGTCTATGTCGAGCGGGTGGACTAGAGACCATGCGCCTGGACCTCCTGTCCGATCTGAACGCAGAGCGCGCCGCCCGCCGCGCCGCGATCCTCGTGACCGATGTCGGATCGGGCGAGCAGCGCCTCGTCCGGGAGGCGGAGGTCGGGAGCGACCCGCTGGCCCCGGTGCTTCAGGGGGCCCTGCGGCAGGGCAAGAGCGGTTTCATCGAGCGGGATGGCCGCCGGTACTTCCTGACCGTGCAGGCGCCGCCGGTGAAAGTGATCGTCATCGGGGCCGTCCACATCAGCCAGGCCCTGGCGCCCATGGCCCGGGGCCTCGACCTCGACGTCACCATCGTCGATCCGCGCACCGCCTTCGCGACGCCCGAACGCTTTCCGGACGTCCCGGTCGTGGCCGAGTGGCCCGACGCAGTGTTGCCGGACCTCGGGATCGACCGGTACACGGCCCTCGTCGCGCTGACCCACGACCCGAAGATCGACGATCCTGCGCTCACGGCCGCCCTGCGGTCGGAGAGTTTCTACATCGGTGCGCTGGGTTCGCGCAAAACCCATGAACGCCGCGTCGAGCGCCTGACCGCGTCCGGGTTCACCGAAGCGGACATCGCCCGGATCCATGCGCCCATCGGTCTCGACATCGGGGCCGTTTC
This region of Microvirga mediterraneensis genomic DNA includes:
- a CDS encoding XdhC family protein: MLSTDMDILKTAEAWRREGRGVAIATVVETWGSAPRPVGSHLVIDEDTNFLGSVSGGCVEGAVITEALDVIADGRPRMIEFGVADETAWQVGLSCGGRISVYVERVD
- a CDS encoding XdhC family protein, which encodes MRLDLLSDLNAERAARRAAILVTDVGSGEQRLVREAEVGSDPLAPVLQGALRQGKSGFIERDGRRYFLTVQAPPVKVIVIGAVHISQALAPMARGLDLDVTIVDPRTAFATPERFPDVPVVAEWPDAVLPDLGIDRYTALVALTHDPKIDDPALTAALRSESFYIGALGSRKTHERRVERLTASGFTEADIARIHAPIGLDIGAVSPPEIALSILAEIVASLRKERRRST